The sequence below is a genomic window from Tubulanus polymorphus chromosome 1, tnTubPoly1.2, whole genome shotgun sequence.
GTCGTAAATCGATCCATAACAGTTTTATTGATTtctgttgaattttattttatatacgtTAGGCTTGTACTGCTTTATGAGTATGTTGACTGCAGTTATCTACAACCAGTTTCGTGGTTATTTTCTCGTAAGTGTTGAACGAAGCTTTTTAGACATTAATACGTACCATCTCAAACCAAGCGATTGATTTTTGGGCAAATTATGAATATCAAATGCTCCTTTATCGTTGAAAGGCGCTTCCATATGCCGAAAGCTGACTACGGacatctggacccagttccatagtcctAGGTTTAGTTTGACTCTAGAGCcggaattagttcattttcgatatttcaacCTGGTAGTCaaattttaacaaaaaaatgtgGAAATCGGTCCTGGCTTTCGATCAGACAAACGTAGTCGAGGATAATGTCaggatgattatttcaaatttcagaattCGCTACAAGCCTCACTTTTTCGCCGACGACTGGCAATGCGTGCGGCTTATGAAGTTCTACGTTGGCGTAACGCCGATCAGACCTCCAGACAGCAAGCTGAATTGTGAGTATATCTTTTCCAAAATCTACAGTTAACGTTATCATAATACTTACCGGTATTGATTGATATCTACTTTGCAATGTAACatttgaattacaaaaatgaaatattttgatacgATGCAGTGTCATTACATTGATATTTGTTCACATCTCCTTTTTATAGTAATACAGTACCAGCCAAGATATTACGTATTGTGGTGATGAAATGCAACATAGAAGCAGAAGCAAAAACTGATATAATTGAGGTTCGGTTTTTTCTACCTTGCCACTACGGAACTTGGTCCATTTATTTATAGATGAAAAACGATATgataaatttattaatttctaggAGTTGAAAGGTCGGATGGGGTGTATGTTGACTGCTGATGAGTTCCACGACGTTCTACTATATTTGGATCAAGAATATCACAAAGTCGGACGACCGTCGATGATCTGGGAAGGAAGGCCTTGCCTTAGAAAGCTGCAGAAAATCGTCTCTCATCAGGCTTTTACATATTTCGGCATAGTTGTCGCTTTGGCCAATGTGATATTCATAACGGTAAAAACGCCAATCAGTGGTATAGGGTATACAttaactgggcccagtttcacgaaaaagtgtaAGCCTTAAAACGGTTAGGTTTTAATTGTCGTCCTcgttgaaaacatgaaataacaaatagcaattacaccaaaaatttttagttaaactttttcgtgaaactgggcccttaAGTTTAAAGTAATAATTGCTGGCCATTATGGGGCATGTGGAAAATGCATGTGATGCCTGTGCATAATCTCAATATGAAGGTTAGAGGAGTGAGAAGTTTTTCATGTGTACTATTtgtctggggccagttgctcaaaagttggttaaccagtggatagttgacatagtgacaattaaaaagttcattgttactatggtatttatctgcTGGTCATCTTAAACTTTTGAGCAAGTGGCGCCTGGTCTCTTGACGGGTTGAATATAAACTACATTACTTAATGATCGAcctattgaattttgaaacaaaaattcacATTTTAACGCACATGGTGAATATTACAGATAGAAGTCGTACTCAATGAAGATCGGGCCGTAATATCAAAAGATACTGCTTTGATCGTAAGTAAACCTGTTTTCGAAGATGTTTTTGGTAGATTTATGAAGATTTTCTGCCAACCATGCTGACTTCGTTCACATTTACAATCTGACCttaaaaaaatccaatattttgtaaactctACTTTCAGTACGTCGACTTATGTTTTATAGTCTTCTATTTGGTCGAGCAAAGTCTGAAATTCTGGGCACTCGGATGGCGACTGTACATGCATGATAAGAGTAATTTCTTTGACGGAATCGTCACCATCGTGTTAGTGGTAAGGTAAACTTCCGGTTCTACCGTCAACTCTTCATGTTGTGAAGTTTTAATCGTGCTAAATTTGTTTTGCAGgttgtggaaatatttttcctGATTTATGGACTGCCGAAGATGAAAAAGTAAGTGATCGTCATGAAATGAATGGCCCAGATTAGGAACCTTGCTATAAGTTTGCTTACTGATGGTCTTCGTATGTTTTTAGAGGAACATCTGTTTCGACTGTCACGTTATGGGATATTGTGAGACTAGTCAACATGTTGATCATTGTTCGTTTGTTACGCATCATTCCACAGATCAAAGTAAGAATCCATATGAATTCTGTATATCTGCATTACCTACATAAAGTTGACAATGCCTTCTGATGGATAAAAGCCTGAATACTCATCTCTTGGGTAGCGTAAACAATGGTATTTCCCTTTACTTGAGAAATGTATTGCTCCTATGTTCATTTATCAACACCGTAACTTAAACATTGGCATCACCCATCtaacatcatcaaatcattaCAAATATCGCGATATGCTTGAGAAAGGCCTTGTGTAGAGGATCGTACTTGTGTCAAGACCTATAGACACTGCGCTGTCGGACATAGTTTGTATGTCTTGTCTATTTTCTGCTAGATGATGTCACTTGTGGCATCCACCCTGTTCGACCTGGTGAAAAATATGAAGTCATTCCTAGGCATTTTATTTGTAAGTACATCAACTAATCACCCGGTAATTGTGCAACTTCTTAGAACAATTACTAGAAAATTCAACCATATATGTGTATTATAATTCAACCATGTATACTTATTACTTTCATGCTGTTAATAACAAAGTGTTCTACATGTGATATGTTATATTTTAGGTGATGTATTATTCGTTTGCGATTCTTGGAATGCAGTTATTCAATGGTGCTATCAAGTATACAAATTCTACCAATCAAACTAACACATCCTACTCGTGTGGTACGTACCAGCAGCTGGACTACTGGGCAaacaattttgatgattttgctGTAAGTATTGATGAAGTTAGATATGACCTATGATAACTATTCATCAGAATTCTTTTTGATTCCACATGAATtggttaaatttcattgtagGCATCGTTGGTCGTACTCTGGGATGTGATGGTTGTTAACAACTGGTTTGTTTTTCTACATGCCTATTCTGAAGCCACCACAAAGTGAGTATCGTTCAATGTTCAGTGAATTAGGCCAAAGAATATAATTGTCAAAGATTGACTACTTCCTTGTACATATGCACATATTCAGCCTTTACTGGTTTCCCACCCCTTTCCATCATCATTGATTATCAGTGACTTATTATCTTGCAGAATTTACTTGCAGTAGTTGATAATGTTGTTATAGCAGTATTACGAACAATTAAAGAATGTTCATCCGGATGAACTTAATTTCAAGTTGATTagatatcaaacatattttttgtAGATGGTctcaattatattttattgccTGGTGGTTAGTTTCGGTGATAATCGTGTTGAACCTATTCATCGCATTGATCTTAGATGTAAGTACTATTAGTGACAAGAGAACATCGGACTAGTAGTCCACTATTAGTTGATATTCTTAAAAAAGCCTTGACTGTATCACTGGCCCTGGTTTTTTTTGAAGGGTTTAATGAAAATTACTATGTAAATTATACTACTTTTGTACTGTAAATGTAATGGCCAAGTTGATTTTCGTTGATTTCCGGTAAGTCATCTTCACATACATGTGCTTGTATATTTTCTAGAATTTCATCATGCGTTGGGATCGCAGTCAGCAACAAAACCGAGAAAGATTGCGTCGGCAAACATTGAGCGAAAGTCTCAATCAGAGTATGTCTTCATTGCCCATCTCAGTTCACGAAATGTATAGGTATGTGAATTTTGAACAGTGTAAATATCTCAATGATACGTTCTTTTAAGCTTATGTGCTTTGTGAACAAAAAAAGGGGAAACATTTTCCAGTGGTACACATGTACATGGatactatatatatactgtgtgtgtgtgtctcaAACTTTTAATCCCATCTTCTCTCTTTTTAGGGGCAACCTCCAAGAACCAGCCGAATCTGAATTGATGTCCGAATTGAGATATCATGATCATCTGAACATCGTTTAAATGCCGGGAGAGCATTGCTGTTTAGTTTCACCGAGTCGaggtttattcattttcaatcgaattTTTACCTTTTGGAAACTTTGGGAAGTAGATTATAACAAGGACACATGTGATTATTAAACCTCATCAGaacaaattgtttttagaGAAAGAGTATATTAAATTGTCTCATTGTtatatattgttattttttataGAATATTCGTTTGTACATTAATCGATCAATTTTTAGACGATTGTTCTAATTCATCATGATTTTAGCCTGACCAGCAAATTAAAGCCTGTATTGAATCATACTTAGTTTGAAGATCAAAACCATTTCAATCGATTACATTCTGATAGTttgtaaatgtttttagataatAATCTCGCGTATGATGCGATTTTCAAGTGTTCTTAAGTTGTCATTTATTCCTTTATTCTATATTGCCTTAGATTGTCGTAATTTCTAGCGATGTTTTAATCTAATCGTTTACTGGACCAAGTAATTGCTGCCATCTATAGCTGCAGATATGTTTATGTTAATTCTGTTCCCTTgcaatctatatattttttaatAAAGCTCTTTAATTTACGATGAATATCTGGAGTTCATCTATCATCGGGCGCAATCTCTCGACAACAATACAATGGTGCACAGCACAGTACAAGTCATAACACAGGGGCGCGTATTTGAACTGGTTTATTGGATGATGAGCTATTCACCttgaccaaaaattcataatctttGCCTAAACGCATTCTGTCATTGGAAAAAAGATTTAGACACCGACATTAAGTACTGATTTTCATTAATACTATACAAAAGTATATAGCCTTTAGTAACTATAACTACTTAAAAATACTATAACTACGTACAAATTGTCAAAAAATGGTTGCATCggccgggaatcgaacccgggccCCCCGCGTGGCAGGCGAGAATTCTACCACTGAACCACCGATGCAGACACTACTTTAAGGTGAAATAACGTTATAAATAATCATACTCTATAATCTCCGTTTTACGAATTGATTTGAGATGGCTTAGAACGAAACTATGATGCGTTGGCTCAAATTAAGTTTCATTTCCAAAACTGAAGGGTAATTTTCGTGTCGATATCGATAAGAGAAATTTTACCTCTGACCACTGCGGTGATAGAAAGGGATAGACTCTACTGGAGATAGATAATTCAATATCGGAAGCCACACAATATTGTACTCGGTGACTCAGTGTCCCCATTTGCTGTCTATATTTGTCGTGATCTTTTATGCTTAAAGTACTGtagaataataaattgtttacTTGCTACGGAATTGTTTGCGATTGCACTATCAAACTGAATGTCTTTCATCTTTCAAAATTAGATGTGATCCTGGCTATTCTGtctgattcattgaaattgttagtCCATCATTAAGCAGCGAACAACGCAGATTAATGAGATTTCCTAGATAAAACCATAATGATCGATCAAACACCCTGTTGGTATAAGAAAAGTATTACTCAATGCCGAAAAGGCCGAATGTCTATTTTCAATCAAGGTTAATTGCCCAGTCCCCAGATTGACAGAGCCTGGCCCAAAACGTGTCCGAGTAGCATAGACATTCGGAAACATTGCTAAGTCGGAGTGGATgtttgataagaaaaaaattacgtTTCAATTGCACTAAAAAGTACACCATTAACGGTCGGGGCTACGTGAGG
It includes:
- the LOC141907250 gene encoding two pore channel protein 2-like, which codes for MEELESETLLPSGSRLRKEIKDKTNPASAGTSYGTGGGVSSTWSVKSKQKILARSASASGRLLDASIQRGDTSIYDPRLQVIRGGTGENGIDDLATSFQEEEYEVDYDPLTLLQAQVFIEDAAYYRSIHHKVDAKALKLYRVYYSRPIRWLLNINIFVIHILAFFEKPSSLTWTSDIRTRAEQVDPPCGATESIEAVCLVLFVIDLVTKSYLIGKHRVLRSRWILGYFVVLLISIIDWSVSISFLCAEMIRIRRLFRPFFLLQNSSLMKKAMNSLRRSLPEIASVLLLLGFHLFLFTLFGMLLFPRPDDDEGSQYFQKIEDSFMNLLVLLTTANNPDVMMPAYRKNRLFALYFIIFLIIGLYCFMSMLTAVIYNQFRGYFLNSLQASLFRRRLAMRAAYEVLRWRNADQTSRQQAEFNTVPAKILRIVVMKCNIEAEAKTDIIEELKGRMGCMLTADEFHDVLLYLDQEYHKVGRPSMIWEGRPCLRKLQKIVSHQAFTYFGIVVALANVIFITIEVVLNEDRAVISKDTALIYVDLCFIVFYLVEQSLKFWALGWRLYMHDKSNFFDGIVTIVLVVVEIFFLIYGLPKMKKGTSVSTVTLWDIVRLVNMLIIVRLLRIIPQIKMMSLVASTLFDLVKNMKSFLGILFVMYYSFAILGMQLFNGAIKYTNSTNQTNTSYSCGTYQQLDYWANNFDDFAASLVVLWDVMVVNNWFVFLHAYSEATTKWSQLYFIAWWLVSVIIVLNLFIALILDNFIMRWDRSQQQNRERLRRQTLSESLNQSMSSLPISVHEMYRGNLQEPAESELMSELRYHDHLNIV